A single window of Neurospora crassa OR74A linkage group VII, whole genome shotgun sequence DNA harbors:
- the cfp gene encoding pyruvate decarboxylase, variant — protein MVAQQQGKFTVGDYLAERLAQVGVRHHFVVPGDYNLILLDKLQAHPDLKEVGCANELNCSLAAEGYARANGISACVVTYSVGALSAFNGTGSAYAENLPLVLISGSPNTNDPSQYHILHHTLGHPDYTYQYEMAKKITCCAVAIPRAIDAPRLIDRALRAAILARKPCYIEIPTNLAGATCVRPGPISAITDPITSDKSALEAAAKCAAEYLDGKLKPVILVGPKAGRAGSEKELIEFAEAMGCAVALQPAAKGMFPEDHKQFVGIFWGQVSSDAADAMVHWADAMICVGAVFNDYSTVGWTAVPNIPLMTVDMDHVTFPGAHFSRVRMCEFLSHLATQVTFNDSTMIEYKRLKPDPPHVHTAEREEPLSRKEISRQVQEMLTDKTSLFVDTGDSWFNGIQLKLPPGAKFEIEMQWGHIGWSIPAAFGYALRHPDRHTIVLVGDGSFQVTAQEVSQMVRFKVPITIMLINNRGYTIEVEIHDGSYNKIKNWDYAMLVEAFNSTDGHAKGLLANTAGELADAIKVAESHKEGPTLIECTIDQDDCSMLK, from the exons ATGGTAGCCCAACAACAAGGAAAGTTCACGGTGGGCGACTACCTCGCCGAGCGTCTTGCTCAGGTCGGCGTCCGCCACCACTTTGTCGTCCCCGGCGACTAcaacctcatcctcctcgacaaGCTACAAGCTCACCCGGATCTCAAAGAGGTTGGTTGCGCCAACGAGCTCAACTGCTCTCTTGCCGCCGAAGGCTATGCCCGTGCCAACGGCATCTCCGCCTGCGTTGTCACTTACAGCGTTGGTGCCCTCTCGGCCTTCAACGGCACCGGCAGTGCCTACGCAGAGAACCTCCCCTTGGTCCTCATCAGCGGCTCGCCCAACACCAACGACCCCAGTCAATATCACATCCTTCACCATACCCTCGGCCACCCGGACTACACCTACCAGTATGAGATGGCCAAGAAGATTACCTGCTGCGCTGTGGCCATTCCCCGCGCCATCGATGCACCCCGCCTGATCGACCGTGCCCTCCGCGCCGCCATCCTTGCCCGGAAGCCCTGCTACATCGAGATCCCCACCAACCTCGCCGGAGCTACCTGCGTGCGCCCCGGCCCCATCAGCGCCATCACCGACCCCATCACCAGCGACAAGAGCGCTCTTGAGGCCGCCGCCAAGTGCGCTGCCGAGTATCTCGACGGCAAGCTCAAGCCCGTCATCCTGGTTGGCCCCAAAGCTGGCCGTGCCGGTTCCGAGAAAGAGCTCATCGAGTTCGCCGAGGCCATGGGCTGTGCTGTTGCCCTGCAACCTGCCGCCAAGGGCATGTTCCCCGAAGACCACAAGCAGTTCGTCGGCATCTTCTGGGGACAAGTTAGCTCCGATGCCGCAGACGCCATGGTGCACTGGGCCGACGCCATGATTTGCGTCGGCGCCGTCTTTAACGACTACAGCACGGTCGGATGGACTGCCGTGCCCAACATCCCGCTCATGACCGTCGATATGGATCATGTCACCTTCCCCGGCGCACACTTCAGCCGCGTCCGGATGTGCGAATTCCTCAGCCACCTGGCCACCCAGGTCACCTTCAACGACTCCACCATGATCGAGTACAAGCGCCTCAAGCCCGACCCCCCGCACGTGCACACGGCCGAACGCGAGGAGCCGCTCTCGCGCAAGGAGATCTCGCGACAGGTGCAGGAGATGTTGACAGACAAGACCAGCCTGTTCGTCGACACGGGCGACTCGTGGTTCAACGGCATCCAGCTGAAGCTTCCTCCTGGCGCCAAGTTCGAGATCGAGATGCAATGGGGCCACATCGGCTGGTCGATCCCTGCGGCCTTTGGCTACGCCTTGCGCCACCCTGACAGGCACACCATTGTGCTGGTCGGCGACGGATCTTTCCAGGTGACGGCCCAGGAGGTGTCGCAGATGGTGCGCTTCAAGGtacccatcaccatcatgcTCATCAACAACCGCGGCTACACGATCGAGGTCGAGATCCACGACGGTTCCTACAACAAGATCAAGAACTGGGACTACGCCATGTTGGTGGAGGCCTTCAACAGCACCGACGGCCACGCAAAGGGCCTGCTGGCCAACACGGCCGGCGAGCTCGCTGACGCTATCAAGGTGGCTGAGAGCCACAAGGAGGGTCCTACGCTGATCGAGTGCACGATTGATCAGGATGACTGCA GCATGTTGAAATGA
- a CDS encoding glyoxalase → MITGLHHVNILVPPSTLHLATAFYGTTLGLIPRPVPALQQGTLAWFDFSEDESGQQLHVALGRPDIDFTPEARKADRHPCFRVGNAEKLKELQERIWEHYKRGGDGAPMECDEPGTVGSGHQGVEYPKRFFARDYAGNRLEFSL, encoded by the exons ATGATTACCGGACTCCATCAC GTAAACATCCTCGTCCCCCCTTCCACCCTCCACCTCGCCACCGCTTTCTACGGAACCACCCTCGGCCTCATTCCCCGGCCCGTCCCGGCTTTGCAACAAGGCACCTTGGCTTGGTTCGATTTTTCCGAGGATGAGTCAGGTCAACAGCTGCATGTTGCGCTAGGTCGACCCGACATCGATTTCACGCCCGAGGCCAGAAAAGCCGATAGACATCCTTGTTTCCGAGTGGGGAACGCGGAGAAGCTGAAGGAACTGCAGGAGAGGATTTGGGAGCATTATAAGCGGGGAGGAGATGGGGCGCCGATGGAGTGTGATGAGCCGGGGACGGTGGGGAGTG GTCACCAGGGGGTTGAGTACCCAAAGAGATTCTTTGCGAGGGACTATGCGGGGAATAGGCTGGAGTTCAGCCTTTAG
- a CDS encoding taurine catabolism dioxygenase TauD → MATAAVQVSVPAPVGQPDIGYAPDHDKYLARVKRRRENEKLESSLPPGFPRRLDSDLVWDGNTLAETYDWTYRLTEEAIDEIEAALRHFKSLNKPLGYINQETFPLPRLHHTLRSLSHELHHGHGFKVLRGLPVTSHTREENIIIYAGVSSHVAPIRGRQDNQHNGHPADVVLAHIKDLSTTVSDVSKIGAPAYTTEKQVFHTDAGDIVALFCLGEAAEGGQSYLSSSWKVYNELAATRPDLVRTLAEPWVADEFGKEGRKFSVRPLLHFQSTAAAASREAKPESERLIIQYARRTFTGYWGLPRSADIPPITEAQAEALDALHFTAEKYAVALDFRQGDVQFVNNLSVFHSRAGFRDEGEKQRHLVRLWLRDPENAWETPEALKERWERVYGGVSPEREVFPLEPQIRSASKGESVGTQGGGGY, encoded by the exons ATGGCCACGGCAGCGGTTCAGGTTTCAGTCCCAGCTCCGGTTGGACAACCAGATATCGGGTACGCTCCTGACCACGACAAGTACCTCGCAAGAGTCAAAAGACGACGAGAAAACGAGAAGCTGGAGTCGTCTCTTCCGCCAGGTTTCCCTCGAAGACTAGACTCGGACCTTGTGTGGGACGGCAACACCCTCGCCGAGACGTACGACTGGACCTACAGACTGACAGAAGAGGCCATTGATGAAATCGAGGCCGCGCTTCGTCATTTTAAGA GCCTCAACAAGCCCCTAGGCTACATCAACCAAGAAaccttcccccttccccgccTACACCACACTCTCCGCTCCCTCTCCCACGAGctccaccacggccacggcTTCAAAGTCCTCCGCGGGCTCCCCGTCACCTCCCATACACGCGAGGAAAACATCATCATCTACGCCGGCGTCTCCTCGCATGTCGCTCCTATCCGCGGCCGCCAGGACAACCAGCACAACGGCCACCCAGCCGACGTAGTCCTAGCACACATCAAAGACCTGTCCACGACTGTTTCTGACGTGAGCAAAATCGGTGCACCCGCCTACACCACCGAGAAACAAGTCTTCCACACCGACGCAGGCGACATCGTCGCCCTCTTTTGCTTGGGAGAGGCCGCCGAGGGCGGACAGAGTTACCTGTCCAGCAGCTGGAAGGTGTACAACGAGCTGGCAGCCACTCGGCCCGATCTGGTTCGCACGCTGGCGGAGCCGTGGGTGGCGGACGAGTTTGGCAAGGAAGGGAGGAAGTTTTCTGTGCGACCGCTTTTGCATTTTCAgtctactgctgctgctgcttctagGGAAGCAAAGCCCGAGTCTGAACGGCTCATCATCCAGTACGCCCGCCGCACGTTTACGGGGTATTGGGGATTACCGAGGTCGGCGGATATCCCGCCCATTACGGAGGCGCAGGCGGAGGCGTTGGATGCGCTGCACTTTACGGCGGAGAAGTACGCGGTGGCGCTGGATTTCAGGCAGGGGGATGTCCAGTTTGTGAATAACTTGAGTGTGTTCCATTCGAGGGCGGGGTTTAGAGATGAGGGGGAGAAGCAGAGGCATTTGGTTAGGTTGTGGTTGAGAGATCCGGAGAATGCGTGGGAGACGCCCGAGGCGTTGAAGGAACGGTGGGAACGCGTGTATGGCGGGGTGAGTCCGGAGAGGGAGGTGTTTCCGCTTGAGCCGCAGATTAGGAGCGCGAGTAAGGGGGAGAGCGTGGGGACGCAGGGTGGGGGAGGGTATTGA
- a CDS encoding high affinity methionine permease: protein MAFNWRRPFTRRQGDDLAKSESHYRPNGPIDGDGGTVSDGSLKYTVEKGGNDSPPAYQEATGAPVEVNSPLGYSVGPLSIIMLNIGKMIGTGVYSTPSNILRGTGSVGLSMIFWALGFLTSVANLSVYLEYAAYFPNRSGSEVVYLEQAYPRPRWLFPTAFAFQSVALSFSSSNAIVLAQYLFRINGHSPTAWELKGVAVAGYTVAALFVSFHTRLSYLFANGIGIIKVLTLIFISITGLVVLGGHVSTTRIPDPRINFRDAFSGQATPYGVTNALYKIIFSYAGFENAFNVVNEVKSPVKQIRRNGFVALLIVAVLYILANVAYFAAVPKDELVQSQQIAASLFFTKVFGSSGAVRGLNFLIALSSFGNLIAVLIGSSRLIRECGRQGVLPFPRFWASTRPFGTPLGPYFVKWALTILMILAPPAGDAFNFITDLQVLPSAFFQLIMGIGLYVVRYRRSRLNLPRPEFKAWDLVVVFNILVQLYLIVMPWYPPAGGAYAGDVSFWYGTYVVTGIGILIACAIYYYLWISVIPKLRGYRIRQEVLRLDDGAQSHRLVKVPVAKLSEWDATHDAVGRPLDDSTIRPHRGSVGSDGGSDEKKPTSADEVPLGRDGQDVEK from the exons ATGGCCTTCAACTGGCGACGGCCCTTCACTCGCCGGCAAGGCGATGATCTTGCTAAAAGCGAATCCCACTATCGACCCAATGGGCCCATCGACGGCGATGGCGGCACCGTCAGCGACGGCAGTCTCAAATACACCGTCGAAAAAGGCGGCAACGACTCTCCGCCTGCCTACCAAGAAGCCACGGGCGCGCCGGTCGAAGTCAACTCTCCGCTGGGATACTCCGTCGGCCCTTTGTCCATCATCATGCTCAACATCGGCAAGATGATTGGCACAGGCGTGTATTCGACTC CATCAAACATTCTTCGAGGTACCGGATCCGTGGGCCTATCCATGATCTTCTGGGCTCTCGGCTTCTTGACGTCGGTTGCGAATCTCTCGGTGTATCTCGAATATGCGGCATACTTCCCGAATCGATCGGGGTCTGAGGTGGTGTACCTGGAACAGGCGTACCCAAGACCGAGATGGCTGTTCCCGACGGCGTTTGCGTTTCAGTCGGTGGCGTTGTCGTTTAGTAGCAGTAATGCTATCG TCCTTGCACAGTACTTGTTCAGAATAAACGGCCACTCTCCAACAGCTTGGGAACTCAAAGGCGTAGCTGTAGCCGGGTACACCGTCGCCGCTTTGT TCGTGTCCTTCCACACCCGCCTCTCCTACCTCTTCGCCAACGGCATCGGCATCATCAAAGTCCTCACCCTCATCTTCATTTCCATAACCGGCCTGGTTGTGCTAGGCGGGCATGTCTCCACCACTCGGATCCCCGACCCCCGTATCAACTTCCGCGACGCCTTTTCCGGTCAAGCAACGCCCTATGGTGTCACCAATGCGCTGTACAAAATCATCTTCTCGTACGCCGGGTTTGAAAATGCCTTTAACGTCGTCAACGAGGTGAAGAGCCCCGTGAAGCAGATCAGAAGGAACGGATTTGTCGCGCTGCTCATCGTCGCAGTTCTGTACATCTTGGCGAATGTGGCGTACTTTGCCGCCGTGCCAAAGGATGAGCTGGTGCAGAGCCAGCAGATTGCGGCGAGCCTGTTCTTTACCAAGGTGTTTGGGTCGAGTGGTGCGGTGAGAGGGCTGAATTTCCTGATTGCCTTGAGCTCGTTTGGGAATCTGATTGCTGTGTTGATTGGGTCGTCGAGGTTGATTAGGGAGTGCGGGAG GCAAGGCGTGCTCCCCTTCCCACGGTTTTGGGCTTCTACCCGCCCCTTTGGCACTCCGCTTGGACCGTACTTCGTCAAATGGGCGCTGACCATCCTCATGATTTTGGCGCCTCCCGCTGGTGACGCCTTCAACTTCATTACCGATCTCCAAGTCCTGCCTTCGGCCTTCTTTCAGTTGATCATGGGAATAGGTCTGTACGTCGTCCGGTACCGACGGTCTCGGCTCAACCTTCCCCGCCCTGAGTTCAAAGCCTGGGACCTTGTAGTCGTGTTCAACATCTTGGTGCAGCTGTACCTAATCGTCATGCCGTGGTATCCACCCGCGGGAGGAGCGTACGCGGGAGATGTCAGCTTTTGGTACGGGACCTATGTGGTCACGGGTATCGGAAT CTTGATCGCATGCGCCatctactactacctctgGATCTCCGTGATCCCGAAGCTGCGGGGCTATCGCATTCGTCAGGAGGTTCTGCGACTTGATGATGGTGCGCAGAGTCACAGACTTGTCAAGGTACCAGTTGCTAAGTTGTCTGAGTGGGATGCCACGCACGATGCTGTTGGTCGCCCGTTGGATGACTCCACGATTCGTCCACATCGCGGCTCGGTTGGAAGTGACGGCGGTTCGGACGAAAAAAAGCCAACTTCGGCGGATGAAGTACCGCTAGGAAGAGATGGCCAGGATGTAGAGAAGTGA
- the cfp gene encoding pyruvate decarboxylase, with the protein MVAQQQGKFTVGDYLAERLAQVGVRHHFVVPGDYNLILLDKLQAHPDLKEVGCANELNCSLAAEGYARANGISACVVTYSVGALSAFNGTGSAYAENLPLVLISGSPNTNDPSQYHILHHTLGHPDYTYQYEMAKKITCCAVAIPRAIDAPRLIDRALRAAILARKPCYIEIPTNLAGATCVRPGPISAITDPITSDKSALEAAAKCAAEYLDGKLKPVILVGPKAGRAGSEKELIEFAEAMGCAVALQPAAKGMFPEDHKQFVGIFWGQVSSDAADAMVHWADAMICVGAVFNDYSTVGWTAVPNIPLMTVDMDHVTFPGAHFSRVRMCEFLSHLATQVTFNDSTMIEYKRLKPDPPHVHTAEREEPLSRKEISRQVQEMLTDKTSLFVDTGDSWFNGIQLKLPPGAKFEIEMQWGHIGWSIPAAFGYALRHPDRHTIVLVGDGSFQVTAQEVSQMVRFKVPITIMLINNRGYTIEVEIHDGSYNKIKNWDYAMLVEAFNSTDGHAKGLLANTAGELADAIKVAESHKEGPTLIECTIDQDDCSKELITWGHYVAAANARPPRNMSVQE; encoded by the coding sequence ATGGTAGCCCAACAACAAGGAAAGTTCACGGTGGGCGACTACCTCGCCGAGCGTCTTGCTCAGGTCGGCGTCCGCCACCACTTTGTCGTCCCCGGCGACTAcaacctcatcctcctcgacaaGCTACAAGCTCACCCGGATCTCAAAGAGGTTGGTTGCGCCAACGAGCTCAACTGCTCTCTTGCCGCCGAAGGCTATGCCCGTGCCAACGGCATCTCCGCCTGCGTTGTCACTTACAGCGTTGGTGCCCTCTCGGCCTTCAACGGCACCGGCAGTGCCTACGCAGAGAACCTCCCCTTGGTCCTCATCAGCGGCTCGCCCAACACCAACGACCCCAGTCAATATCACATCCTTCACCATACCCTCGGCCACCCGGACTACACCTACCAGTATGAGATGGCCAAGAAGATTACCTGCTGCGCTGTGGCCATTCCCCGCGCCATCGATGCACCCCGCCTGATCGACCGTGCCCTCCGCGCCGCCATCCTTGCCCGGAAGCCCTGCTACATCGAGATCCCCACCAACCTCGCCGGAGCTACCTGCGTGCGCCCCGGCCCCATCAGCGCCATCACCGACCCCATCACCAGCGACAAGAGCGCTCTTGAGGCCGCCGCCAAGTGCGCTGCCGAGTATCTCGACGGCAAGCTCAAGCCCGTCATCCTGGTTGGCCCCAAAGCTGGCCGTGCCGGTTCCGAGAAAGAGCTCATCGAGTTCGCCGAGGCCATGGGCTGTGCTGTTGCCCTGCAACCTGCCGCCAAGGGCATGTTCCCCGAAGACCACAAGCAGTTCGTCGGCATCTTCTGGGGACAAGTTAGCTCCGATGCCGCAGACGCCATGGTGCACTGGGCCGACGCCATGATTTGCGTCGGCGCCGTCTTTAACGACTACAGCACGGTCGGATGGACTGCCGTGCCCAACATCCCGCTCATGACCGTCGATATGGATCATGTCACCTTCCCCGGCGCACACTTCAGCCGCGTCCGGATGTGCGAATTCCTCAGCCACCTGGCCACCCAGGTCACCTTCAACGACTCCACCATGATCGAGTACAAGCGCCTCAAGCCCGACCCCCCGCACGTGCACACGGCCGAACGCGAGGAGCCGCTCTCGCGCAAGGAGATCTCGCGACAGGTGCAGGAGATGTTGACAGACAAGACCAGCCTGTTCGTCGACACGGGCGACTCGTGGTTCAACGGCATCCAGCTGAAGCTTCCTCCTGGCGCCAAGTTCGAGATCGAGATGCAATGGGGCCACATCGGCTGGTCGATCCCTGCGGCCTTTGGCTACGCCTTGCGCCACCCTGACAGGCACACCATTGTGCTGGTCGGCGACGGATCTTTCCAGGTGACGGCCCAGGAGGTGTCGCAGATGGTGCGCTTCAAGGtacccatcaccatcatgcTCATCAACAACCGCGGCTACACGATCGAGGTCGAGATCCACGACGGTTCCTACAACAAGATCAAGAACTGGGACTACGCCATGTTGGTGGAGGCCTTCAACAGCACCGACGGCCACGCAAAGGGCCTGCTGGCCAACACGGCCGGCGAGCTCGCTGACGCTATCAAGGTGGCTGAGAGCCACAAGGAGGGTCCTACGCTGATCGAGTGCACGATTGATCAGGATGACTGCAGTAAGGAGCTCATCACCTGGGGTCATTACGTGGCTGCTGCGAATGCGAGGCCTCCCCGCAACATGTCGGTGCAGGAGTAA
- a CDS encoding riboflavin aldehyde-forming enzyme: protein MLFQPILTSALSLLVLSFGFTFAAPAPAPGTPIAIREVSTTETLDPRSFSSRITWYNTGLGACGTYSNDGQLVVALNHDQFDPSTPNGNPNRNSLCGRRIRVNANGRSVTVTLVDRCTQCPYGGLDLSPAAFSVLASTSVGVVQGSWDWV from the coding sequence ATGCTCTTCCAACCCATCCTGACTAGCGCCCTCTCCCTTCTCGTCCTCTCCTTCGGCTTCACTTTTGCCGCGCCAGCTCCCGCTCCTGGCACCCCTATCGCCATCCGCGAAGTCTCAACCACCGAAACCCTCGACCcccgctccttctcctcccgcATAACCTGGTACAACACCGGCCTCGGCGCCTGTGGCACTTATTCCAACGACGGCCAGCTCGTTGTCGCGCTGAACCACGACCAATTCGACCCGTCCACGCCCAACGGCAACCCGAACCGCAACTCGCTGTGCGGCCGCCGGATTAGAGTCAATGCCAACGGCAGGAGCGTCACGGTTACGCTGGTCGATCGGTGTACGCAGTGTCCGTATGGTGGATTGGATTTGAGTCCGGCGGCGTTTTCGGTGTTGGCGAGCACGAGTGTGGGGGTGGTGCAGGGGAGTTGGGATTGGGTTTAG